GCACCTTCATTTGCTAGGCGCTGCGCCAGCGCAAGGCCAATACCGCTTGAAGCGCCAATCACCCAGACTGTTTCGTTGCTATAGCGTGTCATTGTTTTTGCATGAATAGCGTTAGCTCTGCGACCGTGAATCCGAATTTTTTGATGTAGGAGCGATTAATCATCACGCCATCATTCATCTGCCACATCCAATCATCAAAGCTGACGCGGTAGGTTGCGCCATCGACATCAAGATCCATGCGATATGCCCATTGAATGGCGCTGCCGTTGCTAGCACCTCTCGCTTTGTCGATGATGTCGCTTGCCGTGCCTTCGTAGGTTCCGTCTGGCTGTTGTGTAATCGTCCAGACGCGCTGTTGGGTATTACCAGTATAGTAGGTGAAATCTTCTTTTAGCGTACCGACATTGCCTTCCCACGAGCCGTGCATGGTTACGTCAAAACGGCTGATGACGCGGCCACGCCAATCTTGCACAATGCCCCATGCTTTAATGGGCCCTGTGAAATAGGCT
This sequence is a window from Alphaproteobacteria bacterium. Protein-coding genes within it:
- a CDS encoding DUF3833 domain-containing protein codes for the protein MRLTRPLALLGAILMLSGCMNKELAFYDGTEPKADLKAYFTGPIKAWGIVQDWRGRVISRFDVTMHGSWEGNVGTLKEDFTYYTGNTQQRVWTITQQPDGTYEGTASDIIDKARGASNGSAIQWAYRMDLDVDGATYRVSFDDWMWQMNDGVMINRSYIKKFGFTVAELTLFMQKQ